In bacterium, a genomic segment contains:
- a CDS encoding CBS domain-containing protein: MPRDRNGFSDGSEDQDEAYFESLRGAGPVDHGFDTRLLKEPASILPARKPVVLGPANSVTDAIRAMKGEHRGVVLISEDGTPGTAVIGIFTERDVLFRVVDGGRNPATLALNDVMTPDPECLSEEGTIADTLSQMSVGGFRHVPVVDAKGCPAFVVSVRDIVQFLVDAFPREILNQSGDRHRQREGG; this comes from the coding sequence ATGGCAGCGAGGATCAAGACGAAGCGTATTTCGAGTCCCTGCGGGGAGCGGGGCCCGTCGATCATGGCTTCGACACACGCCTCCTCAAGGAGCCGGCCAGCATTCTGCCGGCCCGCAAGCCTGTCGTGCTGGGGCCTGCAAATTCGGTTACGGACGCCATTCGCGCGATGAAGGGAGAGCATCGGGGGGTGGTCCTGATTTCGGAGGACGGCACCCCCGGAACCGCGGTCATCGGCATCTTCACCGAGCGAGATGTGCTCTTCCGCGTTGTCGATGGCGGGCGCAACCCGGCGACCTTGGCCCTCAACGACGTGATGACCCCGGATCCCGAGTGTCTCAGTGAAGAGGGGACCATCGCTGACACATTGAGTCAGATGAGCGTGGGCGGTTTTCGGCACGTGCCGGTGGTGGATGCCAAAGGCTGTCCCGCCTTCGTGGTTTCCGTTCGCGACATCGTCCAATTCCTGGTGGACGCGTTTCCCCGCGAGATCCTCAACCAGAGCGGGGACCGCCACCGCCAACGCGAAGGCGGTTGA